The following are encoded in a window of Phragmites australis chromosome 22, lpPhrAust1.1, whole genome shotgun sequence genomic DNA:
- the LOC133904531 gene encoding uncharacterized protein LOC133904531, whose protein sequence is MAANDKELASSSLVPAPDDDYVDWDLLMVEAEEEEEKEKMIANDKVIAHAIHEEELINAAEEKAVAIINDEAIAHLLATEEEMGGDAETDNEVEMGDDSDTDEEEEDEEMAGTGGNSDDDTNEAMILLT, encoded by the coding sequence ATGGCCGCCAACGACAAGGAGTTGGCATCATCGTCTTTGGTGCCAGCCCCCGACGATGACTACGTAGATTGGGACCTCTTGATGGTGGAggcagaggaagaggaagagaaggagaaaatgatTGCCAACGACAAGGTGATCGCTCACGCCATCCATGAGGAGGAACTCATCAACGCAGCAGAGGAAAAGGCAGTGGCCATCATCAATGACGAGGCTATCGCACACCTCTTGGCGACagaggaggagatgggcggtGACGCTGAAACCGACAACGAGGTGGAGATGGGCGACGACTCTGacaccgacgaggaggaggaggatgaggaaatGGCCGGCACCGGTGGCAACTCCGATGATGACACTAATGAAGCTATGATCTTACTTACCTAG